The DNA sequence CGCTGAACGGGTTCATCTCGACCTTCAACATCGACTGGGGATCCATGTCGGCGGCCGCCGTGCTGACGATCCTGCCGACCATGGCGATGTTCGCTCTCGCGAGCCGCTGGATCGTGCAGGGCCTCACGGCCGGAGCCGTCAAGGAGTAAGCACATCCGGAGATGACGAAGGCCGCCGCCCTCAGGGACGGCGGCCTTCGTCATGCATCCGTCAGACGCATGTCTCCGTCAGACCAGGCGGGCCTTCGGGGAGACCGAGTACGTCGCCTCGGCGTCGGTGTTGACCGTGTCGCCCAGCGCCGTGTCGATCGCGGCGAGCGTGTCGGCGTCGAGCGTCACGCCCGAGGCCTTCACCGTCTCGGCGAGCTGCTCGGGCCGCGAGGCTCCGACCAGTGCCGCCGCGACGTTCGGGTTCTGCAGGACCCAGGCGATCGCCAGCTGCGGCATCGACAGCCCGGCCTCCTCGGCGATCGGCTTGAGCCTCTGCACGGCGGTGAGGATGTCGTCCTGCAGGAAGCTCTTGATTGAAGTCGGCGCCGCTGTGCGGGTCGGTCGCGCGCGACCCTCCGGCACCGGCTGACCCGGCAGGTACTTCCCGACAGCACGCCCTGCGCCATCGGCGACCAGACGATCTGCGAGATGCCGAGGTCCTGCGACGTCGGCACGACCTTGCCCTCGATCACACGGTGGAGCATCGAGTACTGCGGCTGGTTCGAGATCAGCTGCACGCCGAGCTCCTTCGCCAGCGCGTGGCCGTCCTGCAGCTGCTCGGCAGTCCACTCCGAGACGCCGATGTAGAGGGCCTTGCCCTGGCGGACGACATCGGCGAACGCCTGGAAGGTCTCCTCCAGCGGCGTCTCGTAGTCGAAGCGGTGCGCCTGGTACAGGTCGACGTAGTCGGTGCCGAGGCGCTTCAGCGATCCGTTGATCGACTCGAGGATGTGCTTGCGGCTGAGCCCGGTGTCGTTGGGCCCCTTGGGACCGGTCGGGAAGTAGACCTTGGTGAAGATCTCGAGCCCCTCGCGGCGCTGACCCTCGAGCGCCTTGCCGAGGACGACCTCCGCCGCGGTGTTCGCGTACGTGTCGGCCGTGTCGAACGTGGTGATGCCGGCGTCGAGCGCCGCATGCACGGTCTTGACGGCCGCGTCGTCTTCGACCTGTGATGCGTGGGTGACCCAGTTGCCGTAGGTGATCTCGGAGACCTTGAGACCGCTGTTGCCGAGATAGCGATAGTTGACCATGGAACAACGCTACCGGCCGTCGACGACGTCGGGGCCTGATCGCCGTGACCGGTCTCAGCCTGCGTGGCCGCAGGGGTCTCAGACGCGCGGTTCGACCAGCTGCTCCTGCTCCTCGAGCGTCTGAGCCTGCGCGCGCTTCTCGGCGAGCTCGCGCTCCTGGGCAGCTTCCCGCTGCTCGGCGGCCTGCGCCGCCTCCTTGCGCTCGGCGCGGGTCTGCGGCTCGCCGGTTCCGGCATCCGCCTGGATGCCCTGCGACTGCACGCTCACGATCGCCGCGCGGTCTCGGAAGCCCTCGGCGGTGACCTTGTCGAGCGCGACCTGGCGACGGATCGCCGCGGCCTTCTCGTACAGCGACGGATCGCCGAAGCAGGTGAGCACCTTCACCAGCACCGGCAGCAGCTCGATCATGAAGAACAGCGCGGCGATCAGGATGTGCGCCCACAGGATCGTCGGCTCCTTCTCGCTGAGCCTGTTCAGTCCGCTGATCTGGCTCAGCAGCCCGATGGCTCCCGCGTTGCCGGAGGCCACGGACTCGGCGCGCGCGTTGTACGCCGCGAGCGCGGTGTCGTAGCTGTCGCGGGCTGCGGGCAGCTGCGACTTCGCCTCCTCGCGGTTCTGCGCCTCCGAGGTGCTCGTGTTCTCCTTCGCGGCGCTGCCGGCGTCGGCGAGCTCCTCGTTGGCGGTGCGCAGCTGGGCGGCCAGCGCGTCGTACGTCTGCTGCGCCTCGGCCAGCTGCGCCTTCGCGGCATCGGAGCTCGCGCCTTCACCGTTGACGCCGGTGCATCCGGGCACGGTTCCCGCACCCTCGCCGGTGAGCTCGCACTGATAGAGCGTGCGCGCCTGATCGATCACGGCCTGCTGATCGGTCATCTTCGCGGTCAGATCGTCGACCGTGGCCTGAGCGGCGGACTCACTCGCCGACGACGAGTCGGTGCCAGCGACGATGCCCGTCGCGGCCTGGTTCTCGAGTTCGGCCACGCGATCGGATGCCGCATCCAGCGCCTTCTTCTCCGGGCCGGTCTCGAGTGCATCCTGGTCGGCCTGCGCCTGGGTGATGTTGGTGGAGGCGACCTCACGGGCGATGTCGTTGTGGAAGATCTGCAGCACGAGGGGCTCTGCGACGACGAATCCGATGATCGCCGCCATGACGACTCGGGGGATCGCGAGGCCGATCAGCTTCCAGACGTTGCGCGTCGACGTCATCGTCGAGGTGAGGAAGCGGTCGAGGTTGAAGATGATCAGCGCCCAGACGATCGCCAGCGGCACGGCCAGCCAGATCACGGCCTGCACACCGGTGGTCAGCGCGAACAGCATCGAGATCGCCGAGACCAGGGCGGTGCCGGCGAGCACGAAGAACATCTGCACGAAGCGCGGCGTCTCGCCGGGCACACGGTCGAGGATCTCGCCGTCCGCACCGCCGAGGATCGCGAGGCGCCGGAACCCGGAACCCGGCACGCGGGGCTTCCGCTCGCGCGGCTGTCGGCGAGGCTTCGGCT is a window from the Microbacterium hydrocarbonoxydans genome containing:
- a CDS encoding DUF4407 domain-containing protein, which translates into the protein MPYSAHRPGRFDSQGRIILDSDPNADTDDLDFLREYEPTGADLTPPRAQDERRMSDDERDADADASAESSAEQEPRREPKPRRQPRERKPRVPGSGFRRLAILGGADGEILDRVPGETPRFVQMFFVLAGTALVSAISMLFALTTGVQAVIWLAVPLAIVWALIIFNLDRFLTSTMTSTRNVWKLIGLAIPRVVMAAIIGFVVAEPLVLQIFHNDIAREVASTNITQAQADQDALETGPEKKALDAASDRVAELENQAATGIVAGTDSSSASESAAQATVDDLTAKMTDQQAVIDQARTLYQCELTGEGAGTVPGCTGVNGEGASSDAAKAQLAEAQQTYDALAAQLRTANEELADAGSAAKENTSTSEAQNREEAKSQLPAARDSYDTALAAYNARAESVASGNAGAIGLLSQISGLNRLSEKEPTILWAHILIAALFFMIELLPVLVKVLTCFGDPSLYEKAAAIRRQVALDKVTAEGFRDRAAIVSVQSQGIQADAGTGEPQTRAERKEAAQAAEQREAAQERELAEKRAQAQTLEEQEQLVEPRV